In Paroedura picta isolate Pp20150507F chromosome 6, Ppicta_v3.0, whole genome shotgun sequence, one genomic interval encodes:
- the STX19 gene encoding syntaxin-19 has protein sequence MKDRLQELKLRVKELQLLEENSHVPRVVSEEQAEFEQAAVIFEREPVTERYLNEIQRVHNDINNLADDVQKFSQQQKSLVASMRRFSILKKECNVTKEIKIQAEHISKCLDDLSKTVKKVEKVHGSSSAVLRVLSSQRAVLFRRFQNIMFLYNDAITAKQEKCKTFIVRQLEVAGKEVSEEEANNMVWQGKWEIFNENLLTEVKITKTQLSEIEQRHKELINLENQVKDLKDLFIQISLLVEEQGEIINSIEMEVVNTQEYVQTTKEKFRLAAKYRKKNPCRAICCWCFPCCT, from the coding sequence ATGAAAGACCGCCTTCAAGAGCTTAAACTACGAGTAAAGGAACTACAGCTATTGGAAGAAAACAGTCATGTGCCTAGGGTTGTGTCAGAGGAACAAGCAGAGTTTGAACAAGCAGCTGTTATTTTTGAAAGGGAGCCTGTAACAGAAAGGTATCTAAATGAAATCCAGAGAGTTCACAATGATATCAACAATCTGGCGGATGATGTTCAAAAGTTTAGTCAGCAACAAAAGAGCCTAGTAGCTTCCATGAGAAGATTCAGCATTCTTAAAAAGGAATGCAATGTTACAAAAGAGataaaaattcaagcagagcacATTAGCAAGTGCTTGGATGACTTGTCAAAAACTGTGAAAAAGGTAGAGAAAGTACATGGTTCATCATCTGCTGTTTTAAGGGTCCTTAGCTCTCAGCGAGCTGTCCTATTTCGCCGTTTCCAAAATATCATGTTTCTGTACAATGATGCTATAACAGCCAAACAAGAAAAATGCAAGACCTTTATCGTACGTCAGCTGGAGGTGGCTGGAAAAGAGGTCTCCGAGGAAGAAGCTAACAATATGGTTTGGCAAGGAAAATGGGAAATTTTCAATGAAAATTTGCTTACTGAGGTTAAGATCACTAAAACTCAGTTATCTGAGATTGAACAAAGACACAAAGAACTGATCAATCTTGAGAATCAGGTGAAAGATTTGAAGGACTTATTCATCCAAATTTCACTGTTGGTAGAAGAACAAGGAGAAATTATCAACAGCATTGAAATGGAAGTAGTTAATACTCAAGAATATGTTCAGACAACAAAAGAGAAGTTCAGACTAGCAGCCAAGTATCGAAAGAAAAATCCTTGTAGAGCAATATGCTGTTGGTGCTTCCCCTGCTGTACGTAA